A genomic region of Nitrospiria bacterium contains the following coding sequences:
- a CDS encoding SRPBCC family protein, with protein sequence MTPNTVRLHRVLRAPAERIYRAFLDADAMAKWLPPDGFTGKVHHLDAQVGGTYKMSFTNFSTGQGHSFGGKYLELVPNERIRHTDEFDDPGLPGEMQTTISLKKVSCGTEVDIVQEGIPEVIPTEACYLGWQESLALLARLVEAEIPD encoded by the coding sequence ATGACCCCAAATACCGTCCGGCTTCACCGCGTCCTCCGTGCCCCGGCTGAAAGAATCTATCGCGCCTTCCTCGACGCCGATGCGATGGCCAAATGGCTTCCTCCGGACGGCTTCACCGGCAAGGTTCACCACCTCGATGCCCAAGTCGGAGGAACCTACAAAATGTCGTTCACCAATTTCAGCACGGGCCAGGGCCATTCATTCGGCGGAAAGTACCTTGAGCTCGTGCCCAACGAGCGCATCCGTCACACGGACGAATTCGACGACCCCGGCCTGCCCGGAGAAATGCAGACGACGATATCCTTGAAGAAGGTGTCCTGCGGGACCGAGGTGGACATCGTGCAGGAAGGCATCCCCGAAGTCATTCCGACGGAGGCGTGTTATCTCGGCTGGCAGGAATCGCTGGCCCTGCTGGCCCGCCTGGTCGAAGCCGAGATCCCCGATTAA
- a CDS encoding bifunctional DNA primase/polymerase, whose protein sequence is MDRQKIGPLDLGVTPMRKKAIKSGFQDRRGREAMAPGDVLAAALAAVARGWSVIPVRPRDKRPLIAWQDHQQRRADAGQVRAWYAKWPKANLGIVTGAVSGIFVVDVDPKHGGAESLGELERRLGPLPVTVEAVSGGGGRHVYFAHPGGVVPNRAGLAPGIDVRGDGGMIVAPPSVHPSGVRYVWKSGHAPDELALAPLPDRLLTIVATGTHPGRGLPYWRRLAVEGVPEGERNTTLASFAGHLLWHGVDPEVAAELLLCWNRERCRPPLPDEEVVRTVESIARLHRRETPPGAKA, encoded by the coding sequence ATGGATCGACAAAAGATTGGACCCCTTGACTTGGGTGTCACCCCGATGCGCAAGAAGGCCATAAAATCCGGGTTCCAGGATCGGCGCGGCCGCGAGGCCATGGCGCCAGGCGATGTTCTGGCCGCGGCCTTGGCGGCCGTCGCACGCGGCTGGTCGGTGATTCCCGTGCGGCCGCGCGACAAGCGCCCCCTCATCGCCTGGCAGGACCACCAGCAAAGGCGCGCCGACGCCGGGCAGGTGCGCGCCTGGTATGCAAAGTGGCCCAAGGCCAATCTCGGCATCGTGACCGGGGCCGTCTCCGGGATCTTCGTGGTGGACGTCGATCCCAAACACGGGGGCGCCGAAAGCCTGGGGGAGCTCGAGCGTCGCCTCGGGCCGCTGCCCGTTACCGTCGAGGCGGTCTCGGGCGGGGGCGGCCGGCATGTCTATTTTGCGCATCCCGGCGGCGTCGTGCCGAACCGTGCGGGGCTGGCGCCGGGCATCGACGTGCGCGGCGACGGCGGAATGATCGTGGCACCCCCATCCGTGCATCCTTCCGGTGTGCGCTATGTCTGGAAATCCGGACACGCGCCCGATGAGCTCGCGCTCGCGCCGCTTCCGGACCGGCTGCTCACCATTGTGGCCACCGGGACGCACCCGGGCCGTGGCCTGCCGTACTGGCGGCGCCTGGCGGTCGAGGGCGTGCCCGAGGGCGAACGCAACACGACCCTGGCCTCCTTCGCGGGGCATCTCCTGTGGCACGGGGTCGATCCGGAGGTGGCCGCCGAATTGCTGCTGTGCTGGAACCGGGAGCGTTGCCGCCCGCCGCTGCCGGACGAAGAGGTCGTACGCACCGTCGAGAGCATCGCGCGCCTTCATCGCCGGGAAACGCCGCCCGGCGCGAAAGCCTGA
- a CDS encoding DUF429 domain-containing protein: MTRVMGVDGFRGGWVGVQIEDRNGTGRSFETKLFASFKDILGLDPFPDVIAIDIPIGLLDGAGQGGRACDRQARRLLGPQRSSSVFSPPVRPALGATVYEEARPHGLTRQGFGILPKVREVDEQMTPAWQKRIFEVHPELSFREMNGRPMSHNKKGSQGRLDRMQLLEIHLPGFSGRRLEDRPEGVGAEDYLDACAAAWTALRIVVCEAVRFPSDPPRDQKGLRMEIWY; this comes from the coding sequence ATGACACGCGTAATGGGGGTGGACGGCTTTCGCGGAGGGTGGGTCGGCGTGCAGATCGAGGATCGAAACGGAACGGGTCGGTCCTTCGAAACGAAACTGTTCGCTTCGTTCAAGGATATTCTCGGGCTCGACCCCTTTCCGGACGTAATCGCGATCGACATCCCCATCGGTCTTTTGGACGGCGCGGGCCAGGGAGGCCGGGCGTGCGACCGGCAGGCGAGGCGGCTCCTCGGTCCCCAGCGGTCGAGCAGCGTGTTTTCTCCCCCCGTTCGTCCCGCGCTGGGGGCGACCGTCTATGAAGAGGCGCGGCCTCACGGCCTGACCCGCCAGGGCTTCGGGATCCTGCCCAAGGTCCGCGAAGTGGACGAGCAGATGACCCCCGCCTGGCAAAAAAGGATCTTCGAGGTCCATCCGGAGCTCTCGTTCCGGGAGATGAACGGCCGCCCGATGAGCCACAACAAGAAGGGCTCGCAGGGGCGGCTGGACCGGATGCAACTTCTTGAAATCCACCTTCCCGGTTTCTCCGGACGCCGTCTCGAGGATCGGCCGGAGGGGGTGGGGGCGGAGGATTATCTGGACGCCTGCGCGGCGGCCTGGACGGCGCTCCGGATCGTCGTTTGCGAGGCGGTTCGCTTTCCCTCGGATCCGCCCCGCGATCAAAAAGGTCTTCGAATGGAGATCTGGTATTAG
- a CDS encoding ankyrin repeat domain-containing protein has translation MDHRKKEKLWLGGWLTLGCILSIWMAGPAPAVTADSGKETIPLGKAAESGDTERVQELLDRGADVNERDREGTTPLHAAAGTGQLKVVELLLARKAKVDVKDNEGETPLFWAVATGHPQIVRLLLAHHAGVNVQNKDGISPLHRASGWANEEIVQLLLENQARVDVRDNEGGTPLLWAAGGGYPRIAKLLLDHGADVNAKNKYGTTPLHRAAGWGGSEEVVEVLLTYKPDIEARTRDGMTPLHWAVSGGHEKIIQRLLVHRADVNAKDKNGDTPLHFAARWADGKIVDLLLSDGAAVNARNKAGKTPLDEADAFENLNVTDLIRQHGGTE, from the coding sequence ATGGATCACCGTAAAAAAGAAAAGTTATGGCTGGGCGGTTGGCTGACCTTGGGGTGTATTTTAAGTATTTGGATGGCCGGACCCGCCCCGGCGGTAACGGCCGATTCGGGGAAGGAAACGATTCCCCTTGGAAAGGCCGCGGAATCCGGGGACACGGAACGGGTCCAAGAGCTCTTGGATCGCGGTGCGGACGTCAATGAACGGGATCGGGAGGGGACCACCCCTCTCCATGCCGCGGCCGGCACCGGTCAATTAAAGGTCGTCGAGCTTTTATTGGCCCGCAAGGCCAAGGTCGATGTCAAAGACAACGAGGGAGAGACCCCCCTGTTCTGGGCCGTGGCCACGGGTCATCCGCAAATCGTCCGACTTTTGCTGGCCCATCATGCCGGGGTCAACGTTCAGAATAAGGACGGTATTTCTCCGCTCCATCGGGCTTCCGGATGGGCCAATGAAGAAATCGTTCAACTCCTTTTAGAAAATCAGGCCCGGGTGGATGTGCGGGACAACGAGGGGGGGACCCCGCTTCTTTGGGCCGCCGGCGGAGGGTATCCCCGGATTGCCAAGTTGTTGTTGGACCACGGCGCGGATGTTAATGCGAAAAACAAATATGGGACCACGCCGCTTCACCGCGCCGCGGGCTGGGGCGGGAGCGAGGAGGTGGTGGAGGTTCTCCTAACCTATAAACCGGATATCGAGGCCAGAACCCGGGACGGGATGACCCCGCTCCACTGGGCCGTCTCGGGAGGACACGAGAAAATCATCCAACGCCTCCTGGTCCACCGGGCCGATGTCAATGCCAAGGATAAAAACGGAGATACCCCGCTTCATTTTGCGGCCCGATGGGCGGACGGGAAAATCGTGGATCTGTTGTTGTCCGACGGGGCCGCCGTCAACGCGAGGAACAAGGCCGGAAAAACGCCCCTCGATGAAGCCGACGCCTTTGAAAATCTGAACGTGACGGACCTTATTAGACAACACGGCGGGACCGAATAA